The following coding sequences lie in one Maribacter forsetii DSM 18668 genomic window:
- a CDS encoding flavin reductase family protein — protein sequence MSNNEEINSIDPNSISQQELHGYLLSAVAPRPICFASTIDKDGNVNLSPFSYFNLFSVNPPMMVFSPSRRGRDNTTKHTLENVLEVKETVINIVNYDMVEQMSLSSTEYGDGVNEFVKAGFTQVPSDKVQPPRVGEAPVAFECVVDQVIALGDGPGAGNLVLAKVVQIHVKKAFLDAEGKLDTPKLDLVARMGGNWYCRANGDALFEIPKPIRTKGIGVDMLPEAVQNSTVLTGNNLGRLGNLEQLPTKEAIAKITEHAEVKSILNGDESITALHKLAQQWLADGKTEDALALLHLGV from the coding sequence ATGTCAAATAACGAAGAAATCAATTCTATAGATCCAAATAGCATTTCTCAACAAGAATTACACGGGTATTTATTGTCTGCCGTAGCGCCAAGACCTATATGTTTTGCCAGTACAATAGATAAAGATGGGAATGTTAATTTGAGTCCGTTTAGTTATTTTAATCTATTCAGTGTTAATCCGCCAATGATGGTTTTTTCACCTTCAAGAAGAGGTCGTGATAATACCACCAAGCATACCTTAGAAAATGTGTTGGAGGTAAAAGAAACGGTCATAAATATTGTGAATTATGATATGGTAGAACAAATGTCATTGTCAAGCACAGAGTATGGTGACGGCGTAAATGAATTTGTAAAAGCCGGTTTTACGCAAGTACCTAGTGATAAAGTTCAGCCTCCAAGAGTGGGAGAGGCACCCGTAGCATTTGAGTGTGTAGTGGATCAAGTAATAGCCTTGGGTGACGGACCGGGAGCAGGTAATTTGGTACTGGCCAAAGTAGTTCAGATTCACGTAAAAAAAGCATTTTTAGATGCCGAAGGAAAACTGGATACTCCAAAATTAGATCTAGTGGCACGCATGGGTGGCAATTGGTATTGCAGAGCCAATGGCGATGCGCTATTTGAAATACCTAAACCAATACGTACCAAAGGTATTGGCGTAGATATGCTACCGGAAGCTGTACAGAACAGTACTGTATTAACAGGTAATAATTTAGGAAGGTTAGGGAATTTAGAACAGTTGCCAACTAAAGAAGCTATCGCGAAAATCACAGAACACGCTGAGGTGAAATCTATTCTTAATGGAGATGAAAGTATTACCGCATTACACAAACTAGCACAACAGTGGTT
- a CDS encoding BLUF domain-containing protein has translation MYTLTYESVATNALKASEMEELLEKARTNNIRDNITGCLIYYKGRFVQLLEGDKKKIEVLYEKLMTDPRHKNVTLFSDDEITKRTFPNWGMAYYPIDEDHTNKYEFEQFKRNLILLSDLVEPTNVTAKHFWKKIKTMIAEPPL, from the coding sequence ATGTATACATTGACCTACGAATCTGTTGCCACCAATGCACTTAAAGCATCGGAAATGGAAGAGCTACTTGAAAAAGCACGTACCAATAATATTAGAGATAATATTACTGGCTGTCTTATTTACTATAAAGGAAGGTTTGTTCAACTACTTGAAGGTGACAAAAAGAAAATAGAAGTTCTTTATGAAAAATTAATGACAGATCCACGTCATAAAAATGTAACACTGTTTTCTGATGATGAAATAACAAAACGTACTTTCCCTAATTGGGGTATGGCATATTACCCAATTGACGAAGACCATACCAATAAATATGAGTTTGAACAGTTTAAAAGAAACCTAATTCTGTTATCTGACCTTGTTGAACCTACCAATGTTACCGCAAAACATTTCTGGAAGAAAATTAAAACCATGATTGCAGAGCCACCATTATAA
- a CDS encoding four-helix bundle copper-binding protein, translating into MAALESMNDCPKCCMQCVDACLSTIKLLIADSPFASKQAALCAEICEWCAEQCQQHDHEHCKKCAESCLACAEECRKLAA; encoded by the coding sequence ATGGCCGCATTAGAAAGTATGAACGATTGCCCCAAATGCTGCATGCAATGTGTAGATGCTTGTTTAAGTACGATAAAGTTATTAATAGCAGACAGTCCTTTTGCCTCAAAACAAGCAGCACTATGCGCTGAAATTTGCGAATGGTGTGCAGAACAATGTCAACAACATGATCATGAACATTGTAAAAAATGTGCAGAATCTTGTTTAGCATGTGCCGAAGAGTGCAGAAAACTAGCAGCATAG
- a CDS encoding response regulator, which yields MIADDVFHLYMAEDDIEDQQIFREAIASIEGNLKITMFSNGIDLLEALFTSSNTPNVIFLDLFMPKLNGEQTLEKIRAIKHLDDTPVVIFSNEYNIDRISDLFEKGANRYLHKPSSFKTLTAALERTVKSIISNTLGGTAIIKYVELP from the coding sequence ATGATTGCAGATGATGTATTTCATTTATATATGGCTGAAGATGATATAGAAGATCAACAAATATTTAGAGAGGCAATAGCAAGTATAGAAGGTAACCTAAAAATTACTATGTTTTCTAATGGTATTGATTTATTGGAAGCCCTATTTACAAGTAGCAATACCCCTAATGTTATTTTTCTAGATCTCTTTATGCCTAAATTAAATGGCGAACAAACTTTAGAAAAAATTAGAGCTATAAAGCATTTAGATGACACACCTGTTGTCATCTTTTCAAATGAATATAATATTGATCGTATTTCAGATTTATTTGAAAAGGGAGCCAATAGATACTTACATAAACCAAGCTCTTTTAAAACACTTACTGCAGCACTAGAAAGAACGGTAAAATCTATCATAAGCAATACACTTGGTGGCACTGCCATTATTAAATATGTAGAGTTGCCTTAA
- the fahA gene encoding fumarylacetoacetase, whose amino-acid sequence MTTLKTWVSVPDKSDFSIYNLPFGIFSVNNEASKAGIAIGEKIVDLAAVSDLGLLEVNATYFRQKTLNDFISLGKIITNKVRLDIQNLLISENSPLKNHPEVFVSQQDAKMHLPVHVGDYTDFYSSIEHATNVGKMFRDPENALLPNWRHIPVGYHGRASSIVVSGTTIHRPMGQVKTNEMETPVFKASGNLDFELEMGFVVGKSTALGERVSTKDAAEHIFGLVLFNDWSARDIQKWEYVPLGPFLGKSFASSMSPWIVTLEALEPFKVQGPEQTPEVLSYLEYEGEKNYDIQLEVGMSSSTSEETTISKSNFKYMYWNMMQQLAHHTVNGCNINVGDIMASGTISGKDESSYGSLLEISWGGKKPFELKDGSKRTFIEDNDTITMRGFAEKEGKRVGFGEVTGTILPNK is encoded by the coding sequence TTGACAACACTAAAAACTTGGGTCTCTGTACCCGATAAATCTGATTTTTCAATCTATAATCTTCCTTTCGGCATCTTCTCAGTAAATAATGAAGCGTCAAAAGCAGGAATAGCAATTGGTGAGAAGATAGTTGATTTGGCAGCTGTATCAGATTTAGGATTGTTGGAAGTCAATGCTACTTATTTTCGACAGAAAACCTTAAATGATTTTATCTCGTTAGGAAAGATAATCACCAATAAGGTCCGTTTAGATATTCAGAATTTATTGATTTCTGAGAATTCTCCGCTGAAAAATCACCCAGAAGTTTTTGTGTCGCAGCAAGATGCAAAAATGCATTTGCCTGTGCACGTTGGTGATTATACCGATTTCTATTCAAGTATAGAACATGCTACCAATGTGGGTAAAATGTTCCGTGATCCAGAGAATGCTTTGTTGCCTAATTGGAGGCATATTCCGGTAGGGTATCATGGTCGGGCATCATCAATTGTAGTCAGTGGTACAACTATTCACAGACCTATGGGGCAAGTGAAAACTAACGAAATGGAAACTCCTGTTTTCAAAGCCTCTGGTAACTTGGATTTTGAATTGGAAATGGGTTTTGTCGTTGGTAAAAGTACAGCACTAGGTGAACGCGTTTCCACTAAAGACGCAGCTGAGCATATTTTTGGTTTGGTATTGTTCAATGACTGGTCGGCAAGAGACATTCAGAAGTGGGAGTATGTGCCTTTAGGTCCGTTTTTAGGAAAAAGCTTTGCATCATCTATGTCACCTTGGATTGTCACCTTGGAAGCTTTAGAGCCATTTAAGGTTCAAGGTCCTGAGCAAACACCAGAAGTGCTATCGTATTTAGAGTACGAGGGAGAAAAAAATTATGATATACAGTTAGAAGTGGGGATGTCTTCTTCAACTTCAGAAGAAACAACCATCAGCAAATCTAACTTCAAATATATGTATTGGAATATGATGCAGCAATTGGCGCACCATACTGTAAACGGATGCAATATAAATGTAGGTGATATCATGGCATCGGGTACCATATCCGGAAAAGATGAAAGTTCGTATGGATCATTGTTAGAAATTTCTTGGGGAGGTAAAAAACCGTTTGAATTAAAAGATGGAAGTAAGCGAACTTTTATAGAAGATAATGATACCATAACCATGCGAGGGTTCGCAGAAAAAGAGGGTAAAAGAGTAGGGTTCGGTGAAGTAACCGGAACCATTTTGCCAAACAAATAA
- a CDS encoding pyridoxal phosphate-dependent aminotransferase, translating into MQLGFKKYILEDSTYKGGGKKIVMPDGVTVHKLSSNENPLGYSPKVKEALANTLDDLSFYPDNTDIRLREALVKDFDGALVADNFIAANSGSEIIDMISKAFLNEYDEVIVSQPCFLPYTAFTRWMGAKAINVPMTENYDYDLDGILEAISDKTKLVFLASPNNPSGNYIPMADLRSFIEKLPEHVVLVLDEVYRHFAEAEDYTSGLPFVVEGKNVIAINSFSKTYGLAGLRVGYCYAPLELSNYMRRICKPFLLSTMALEGAIAALEDVDFVNKTVALVKEERRFVLNGLDALNIKYWPAQGNFVLIDPPINDMEFTAFLEQRGIMVRPVGNFGAPGKVRISFGVREANKALLAALEVLMKSQATTA; encoded by the coding sequence ATGCAACTAGGTTTCAAGAAATATATATTAGAGGATAGTACTTATAAAGGTGGCGGAAAGAAAATTGTAATGCCTGATGGTGTTACGGTACACAAGCTTTCTTCTAATGAAAATCCGTTAGGGTATTCCCCAAAAGTGAAAGAAGCATTAGCAAATACCTTAGATGATTTAAGTTTCTATCCTGATAATACGGATATAAGGTTACGTGAAGCTTTGGTAAAAGACTTTGATGGCGCTTTAGTTGCTGATAACTTTATCGCAGCAAATAGTGGTTCAGAAATTATAGATATGATTTCTAAGGCATTTTTGAATGAATACGATGAGGTAATTGTTAGTCAACCATGCTTTTTGCCCTATACTGCTTTTACCCGTTGGATGGGTGCAAAGGCGATCAATGTGCCAATGACCGAGAATTACGATTATGATTTGGACGGAATTCTTGAAGCTATTTCAGATAAGACAAAGTTGGTATTTCTTGCATCCCCTAATAATCCGTCAGGAAATTATATTCCAATGGCAGATTTAAGAAGCTTCATTGAAAAATTACCTGAGCATGTAGTTTTGGTATTAGATGAGGTGTATAGACATTTTGCCGAAGCTGAAGATTATACATCTGGTTTACCATTTGTAGTGGAAGGTAAGAATGTAATAGCGATCAATAGCTTTTCAAAAACATATGGTCTGGCCGGTTTACGAGTTGGGTATTGCTATGCTCCTTTAGAACTTAGTAATTATATGCGTAGAATTTGTAAGCCTTTTTTGTTGTCTACCATGGCTTTAGAAGGGGCAATCGCTGCATTGGAAGATGTTGATTTTGTGAATAAGACCGTAGCATTGGTAAAAGAAGAAAGAAGGTTTGTTTTGAACGGACTTGATGCCTTAAATATAAAATACTGGCCTGCACAAGGTAATTTTGTACTAATAGATCCACCTATCAATGATATGGAATTCACGGCCTTCTTAGAACAGCGAGGTATTATGGTGCGCCCAGTAGGCAATTTTGGAGCACCGGGAAAAGTTAGAATTTCATTTGGAGTAAGAGAAGCAAATAAAGCACTTTTGGCAGCACTAGAGGTATTGATGAAATCCCAAGCCACAACAGCATAA
- a CDS encoding helix-turn-helix domain-containing protein, translated as MQVVHNQLSYFNSVLGGSISSFQGDRILQYDNDKGTGRIQTVSLGSGISYTEYDLDLNEDFNFDLKLDENRSLYFIYCLEGSFRFSKGKENSKVEALQTVVVGGSNETINIKLREATKSNLSIIKVTQDGEALTKNTNNNELYEKLFAQFLNEDGSAHIGTFNLKIKEQLLQIRSIAQVGLVRKLLIEGIVNFTLALEILHCKQDIENSGQVSTMLTKKELLRIEEAVNAIKRKPEFPYTVTDLSKEYGLSPTKLQEGFKVMEGTTVTNFIRNERLILAEELIQTSDMNISEIVYSIGFTSRSYFSKIFRNKFKCTPKAYLMNIRNASLSA; from the coding sequence ATGCAAGTAGTCCATAATCAATTAAGTTATTTCAATAGTGTATTAGGCGGAAGTATCTCTAGTTTTCAAGGCGATCGTATTCTTCAATATGATAACGATAAGGGAACAGGAAGAATACAAACGGTTTCATTAGGTTCGGGAATTTCTTATACTGAATATGATCTGGATTTGAACGAGGATTTCAATTTCGATTTAAAATTGGATGAAAATCGTAGTTTGTACTTCATCTACTGTTTAGAAGGTAGTTTTAGGTTTTCAAAAGGAAAAGAAAATAGTAAAGTAGAAGCATTACAAACAGTCGTAGTAGGTGGTTCTAACGAAACTATAAATATAAAATTAAGAGAGGCGACTAAGTCTAACTTGTCTATTATTAAAGTAACACAAGATGGCGAAGCGTTAACCAAGAATACTAACAATAACGAGTTGTACGAGAAATTGTTTGCTCAGTTTTTGAATGAAGATGGAAGTGCTCATATAGGTACCTTCAATCTTAAAATAAAAGAACAATTATTACAGATTAGATCAATTGCCCAGGTAGGTTTAGTTAGAAAACTGCTTATTGAAGGTATTGTGAACTTTACTTTGGCATTAGAGATTTTACACTGTAAGCAAGATATAGAGAATAGCGGTCAGGTATCTACTATGTTGACCAAAAAAGAGCTTTTAAGAATAGAAGAGGCGGTAAATGCTATTAAGAGAAAGCCAGAATTTCCATATACAGTTACAGATTTAAGTAAAGAATATGGTCTTTCGCCAACAAAATTACAAGAAGGATTTAAAGTGATGGAAGGTACTACGGTAACCAACTTCATTAGAAACGAAAGATTGATACTTGCCGAAGAATTGATACAAACCTCTGATATGAACATTTCAGAGATTGTATATTCCATAGGTTTTACAAGTAGAAGTTACTTCTCTAAAATCTTTAGAAACAAATTTAAGTGTACGCCAAAAGCATATTTGATGAATATTAGAAACGCATCGCTTTCAGCATAA
- a CDS encoding homogentisate 1,2-dioxygenase — MPIYHKQGALPPKRHTQFRKPGGELYSEQLFGTIGFDGMSSLLYHHNRPTMVKEILKSTDVSPKIALEKNIRSLKLVSFNASPKDDFLDAREPLLVNSDIIIGVAAPRKSLREYFYKNTDADEMLFIHKGTGVLRTIFGQIKFEYGDYLIIPRGTIYQIDFDSEDNRILYAESFSPIYTPKRYRNWFGQLLEHSPFCERDYKLPQNLETFTDTDEHLIKVKKQGAIHEMVYIGHPFDVVGWDGYNFPYGFSIHNFEPITGRIHQPPPVHQTFETNAFVICSFVPRLYDYHPLSIPAPYNHSNIDSDEMLYYVDGDFMSRNGVQPGNISLHPAGIPHGPHPGAAERSIGQKGSEELAVMIDTFKPLMVTENALKLDDGDYYKSWL; from the coding sequence ATGCCTATATATCATAAACAGGGAGCGTTGCCACCTAAAAGGCATACGCAATTTAGAAAACCAGGTGGCGAATTGTACTCAGAGCAATTGTTCGGTACTATTGGCTTTGACGGTATGTCCTCTTTACTATATCATCATAACCGACCAACAATGGTTAAGGAGATATTGAAAAGTACGGATGTTTCTCCAAAAATTGCTTTGGAAAAGAATATACGTTCGTTAAAACTAGTGAGTTTTAATGCATCGCCAAAAGATGATTTTTTAGATGCCCGAGAACCACTTTTGGTCAATAGTGATATTATTATTGGGGTAGCTGCACCAAGAAAATCTCTACGCGAGTATTTTTATAAGAATACCGATGCAGATGAAATGCTTTTTATACATAAAGGTACAGGGGTGTTAAGAACCATTTTTGGACAAATTAAGTTTGAGTATGGCGATTATCTAATCATTCCAAGGGGAACGATTTATCAGATAGATTTTGATAGCGAAGACAATCGCATTCTGTATGCAGAATCATTTTCTCCTATTTATACTCCTAAAAGATACCGTAATTGGTTCGGGCAATTATTGGAGCATTCTCCGTTTTGTGAGCGAGATTATAAATTGCCACAAAATTTAGAAACGTTTACAGATACCGATGAGCACTTGATTAAAGTTAAGAAGCAAGGGGCTATACATGAAATGGTCTATATAGGGCATCCTTTTGATGTTGTAGGTTGGGATGGATATAACTTTCCGTACGGATTCTCCATTCACAATTTTGAACCCATTACCGGTAGAATTCACCAGCCGCCACCAGTGCACCAAACATTTGAGACAAATGCCTTTGTAATTTGTTCTTTTGTGCCAAGGTTGTATGATTATCACCCGTTGTCTATACCGGCACCATACAATCACTCTAATATAGATTCTGATGAAATGCTGTATTATGTTGACGGGGATTTTATGAGTAGAAATGGAGTGCAGCCAGGTAATATCTCTCTGCATCCTGCAGGTATACCTCATGGTCCCCACCCAGGAGCTGCAGAACGTAGCATAGGTCAAAAAGGGTCTGAAGAACTAGCCGTAATGATAGATACTTTCAAGCCGTTAATGGTTACTGAAAATGCATTAAAATTAGACGACGGAGATTATTATAAATCTTGGTTGTAG
- a CDS encoding response regulator, whose translation MSKTVLNVFLADDDSDDRTFFSDALREIPIQTKISEFNNGVDLMADLLSATSEKPDVIFLDLKMPMMDGFECLADIRDLEKYTDTPVIIYSTSYHPKEITRLNEMGASLYLQKPSSYNQLKTLLHKCLRYVDNSEYSKPEREFVISI comes from the coding sequence ATGAGCAAAACTGTACTAAATGTCTTCTTAGCCGATGATGATAGCGACGACAGAACATTCTTTTCTGATGCATTGAGAGAAATCCCAATACAAACCAAAATATCTGAATTTAACAATGGCGTAGATCTTATGGCAGATTTGCTTTCTGCTACAAGCGAAAAGCCAGATGTTATTTTTCTTGATCTTAAAATGCCTATGATGGACGGGTTTGAATGTTTAGCGGATATTCGTGATCTTGAAAAATATACAGATACTCCTGTAATTATATATTCTACATCTTACCATCCAAAAGAAATTACACGTTTAAATGAAATGGGAGCATCTTTGTATTTACAGAAGCCTTCATCATACAATCAGCTAAAAACACTTTTACATAAGTGCCTACGCTATGTTGACAATTCTGAATATAGTAAACCGGAAAGAGAGTTCGTTATTTCTATCTAA
- a CDS encoding SemiSWEET family transporter: MFLVLTIGVSLWTVYGIMKQDAPIIITNGISTILNISMLVLIQKFKKK; this comes from the coding sequence ATGTTTTTAGTACTTACCATAGGTGTTTCGCTATGGACCGTTTACGGTATCATGAAACAAGATGCCCCAATTATTATTACAAACGGAATTTCGACCATATTAAATATTTCAATGCTCGTTCTCATTCAAAAGTTCAAAAAGAAATAA
- a CDS encoding MarR family winged helix-turn-helix transcriptional regulator — MDRTEGFGVYIDRTLKKVQSTFLQVFAENNIDLTIEQWVILQRVHLEGKEASQADIAKSNFRNRATTSRVISGLCKKGFLRKSRFRDDQKRYKLVITEEGSTLIKQVMPFITDLRKVSTLGITEEEFEIFYKVLDQLWENFDQYEGRS, encoded by the coding sequence ATGGACAGGACGGAAGGATTTGGAGTATATATTGATCGCACGCTTAAAAAGGTTCAAAGTACTTTTTTACAAGTGTTTGCAGAGAATAATATTGATCTGACCATTGAGCAATGGGTAATTCTACAACGCGTACATTTAGAAGGTAAAGAAGCCTCACAGGCAGATATTGCCAAATCTAACTTTAGAAATAGGGCAACAACTTCTAGAGTTATTAGCGGATTATGCAAAAAAGGCTTCTTACGAAAGTCTAGATTCAGAGATGATCAAAAAAGATACAAACTTGTTATTACAGAAGAAGGCTCGACACTCATAAAACAAGTAATGCCCTTTATTACCGATTTAAGAAAAGTTAGTACACTGGGTATCACTGAAGAAGAATTTGAAATTTTCTATAAAGTTCTTGATCAGTTATGGGAAAACTTTGACCAATATGAAGGTCGTTCATAG
- a CDS encoding DUF421 domain-containing protein, with translation MKELFNTSWETVMLISTSAIGIYMAIILLTRIIGKRSFSKMSSFDFAMTVAVGSIVATTILSSSVKLIEGLVGLAMVYVLQISIAMARRNRTVQNIVDNSPLLLMDGEKIIPSNLRKARVTEGDLRSKLREANVTELSQIKAVIFETTGDISVLHKEDDSPLDLWIMKDVKRE, from the coding sequence ATGAAAGAACTATTCAATACTTCATGGGAAACTGTAATGCTGATTTCTACCAGTGCCATTGGTATTTATATGGCAATAATTCTGCTTACCAGAATTATAGGGAAGCGAAGTTTTTCAAAGATGTCCAGTTTTGACTTTGCCATGACTGTTGCCGTGGGATCTATCGTTGCTACTACCATATTATCTTCGTCAGTAAAATTAATTGAAGGTTTGGTGGGTTTAGCAATGGTGTATGTGCTACAAATAAGCATAGCCATGGCACGTAGAAATAGAACAGTTCAAAATATTGTGGACAACTCTCCGCTACTATTAATGGATGGTGAAAAAATTATTCCATCTAACTTAAGAAAAGCTAGAGTTACAGAAGGTGACCTCAGATCAAAATTAAGAGAAGCCAATGTTACCGAACTCAGCCAAATCAAAGCAGTTATTTTTGAAACTACCGGTGATATATCCGTCTTACATAAAGAAGATGATTCTCCTTTAGATTTATGGATAATGAAAGATGTAAAAAGAGAATAA
- a CDS encoding SDR family oxidoreductase, whose translation MENITIDKNQEQAKQPGKEFKMNPEPVTIRESYKGSDKLKNKVVLLTGGDSGIGKSIAVHFAREGALTAIIYLNEEKDALQTKIEIENEGGQCFLLQGDVKDEQFCQEAINETISNFGSLNCIINNAAMQFPTEHIQDIKTENLHTTFETNIYPYFYIVKAAMEHLKAGDTIINTTSVTAYRGSEHLIDYASTKGAIVSFTRSLSKSLAEKGIRVNAVAPGPIWTPLIPATFDGEKLEKFGKDVPLGRAGQPAEVAPAYVYLASEDSSYMTGQVLHVNGGEVIGG comes from the coding sequence ATGGAAAATATAACAATAGATAAAAATCAAGAACAAGCTAAACAACCGGGTAAGGAATTTAAAATGAATCCTGAACCGGTAACCATACGTGAAAGCTACAAAGGCAGTGATAAGTTAAAAAACAAAGTTGTATTGCTAACCGGTGGTGATAGCGGCATAGGAAAAAGTATTGCGGTGCATTTTGCTAGAGAGGGCGCTCTAACAGCCATCATTTATTTGAACGAAGAAAAAGATGCATTACAGACCAAGATTGAAATTGAAAATGAGGGCGGCCAGTGTTTTTTACTTCAAGGTGATGTTAAAGATGAACAATTTTGTCAAGAAGCTATAAACGAAACCATATCAAATTTTGGGTCTTTAAATTGTATCATCAATAATGCGGCAATGCAGTTTCCTACAGAGCATATTCAAGATATTAAAACAGAAAATCTTCACACTACTTTTGAAACCAATATTTACCCATATTTCTATATCGTTAAAGCGGCTATGGAGCACTTAAAAGCGGGTGACACTATAATAAACACTACTTCTGTTACCGCTTATAGAGGTTCTGAACACCTTATTGATTATGCCAGTACAAAAGGCGCCATTGTCTCATTTACAAGAAGCTTATCAAAATCGTTGGCCGAAAAAGGTATTCGTGTTAATGCTGTAGCTCCAGGACCAATTTGGACACCATTGATTCCCGCTACATTTGACGGTGAAAAATTAGAAAAATTCGGAAAAGACGTACCGTTGGGAAGAGCAGGACAACCTGCTGAAGTTGCACCTGCTTACGTTTACCTAGCTAGTGAAGACAGTAGTTATATGACAGGACAAGTACTTCATGTTAATGGCGGAGAAGTTATAGGAGGGTAA
- the hppD gene encoding 4-hydroxyphenylpyruvate dioxygenase — MSTATVKQNDHKEAQDFMPINGTDYLELYVSNSKQAAHYYKTAFGFKSLAYKGLETGSRDYESYVVEQDKIRLVLTSPLKSGTDVGRHIDKHGDGVKVTALWVDDATYAYEEAMKRGAKSYMEPKTEKDDDGEVVTSGIYSYGEVVHIFVERKNYNGTFLPGYKKWESEYQPTSTGLKFVDHMVGNVEEGRMNFWVDFYANVMGFKQIMSFDDKDISTDYTALMSKVMSNGNGRIKFPINEPAPGMKKSQVDEYLEFYEGEGVQHIAVATDDIVKTVSDLKSRGVEFLTIPTTYYDVLTDRVGEIDEDIESLRKLGILVDRDDEGYLLQIFTKTVQARPTMFFEIIQRKGATSFGKGNFKALFEAIEREQELRGTL, encoded by the coding sequence ATGTCAACAGCAACAGTTAAACAAAACGATCACAAAGAGGCACAAGATTTTATGCCTATCAACGGTACGGATTATTTAGAGCTTTACGTAAGTAACTCTAAGCAAGCGGCACACTATTACAAAACAGCATTTGGTTTTAAATCTTTGGCTTATAAAGGTTTGGAAACCGGTAGTAGAGATTATGAATCTTATGTGGTAGAGCAAGATAAAATTAGATTGGTATTGACCTCCCCTTTAAAAAGTGGTACTGATGTAGGTAGGCATATAGATAAGCATGGTGACGGAGTAAAAGTCACTGCGCTGTGGGTAGATGATGCTACCTATGCTTATGAAGAGGCTATGAAAAGAGGTGCCAAAAGTTATATGGAGCCTAAAACCGAGAAAGATGATGACGGCGAAGTGGTAACATCTGGTATCTATTCTTACGGTGAGGTAGTTCACATTTTTGTGGAGCGTAAAAACTACAATGGTACATTTTTACCAGGGTATAAAAAATGGGAAAGTGAGTACCAACCAACATCTACAGGTTTAAAGTTTGTAGATCATATGGTAGGTAATGTTGAAGAAGGTAGAATGAATTTTTGGGTAGATTTTTATGCCAATGTTATGGGCTTTAAGCAGATCATGTCCTTTGACGATAAAGATATTTCTACGGATTATACTGCTTTAATGAGTAAAGTGATGAGTAACGGTAACGGTCGTATTAAGTTCCCGATCAATGAGCCGGCACCAGGTATGAAAAAATCTCAAGTAGACGAGTATTTGGAGTTCTATGAAGGTGAAGGAGTACAGCATATTGCAGTTGCTACCGATGATATTGTAAAAACGGTATCTGACCTTAAAAGTAGAGGTGTCGAGTTTTTGACGATACCTACCACTTATTATGATGTATTGACGGATAGAGTTGGTGAGATTGACGAGGATATTGAGTCACTTAGAAAACTAGGTATTTTGGTAGATCGTGATGATGAAGGGTACTTGTTGCAGATTTTTACAAAAACCGTACAGGCAAGACCAACCATGTTCTTTGAAATTATTCAACGTAAAGGCGCTACTTCTTTTGGAAAAGGAAATTTCAAAGCTTTGTTTGAAGCTATTGAGCGTGAGCAAGAATTAAGAGGAACTTTATAA